From a single Adhaeribacter swui genomic region:
- the asnA gene encoding aspartate--ammonia ligase, with the protein MSNFLFIPAQYKSILDPNRTEKAIKFTKDVFENQLSAELRLRRVTAPLFVIKGTGINDDLNGVERPVSFPIKCMQETQAEIVHSLAKWKRWNLKKLQIPEGFGLYTDMNAIRPDEDLDNIHSLYVDQWDWERVIAPEERNLDFLKRMVHKIYSVMKRTEYLLFEEYPELIPQLPDKITFIQAQDLQDQYPDLSSKEREDRAAKEFGAIFIIGIGGALANGEKHDGRAPDYDDWTTPTESNYKGLNGDIVVWNSVLQRSFELSSMGIRVNPTALQNQLTIAGCEDRANLMWHQMLLNGELPQTIGGGIGQSRLCMFFLRKAHIGEVQSSIWPDQVLQTCAENKIILL; encoded by the coding sequence ATGAGTAATTTCTTGTTTATTCCGGCCCAGTATAAGTCTATTCTGGATCCTAACCGGACCGAAAAAGCCATTAAGTTTACCAAAGATGTATTTGAAAACCAGCTTTCTGCGGAGTTGCGCTTACGGCGGGTTACTGCGCCGCTTTTCGTCATAAAAGGTACCGGCATTAACGATGATTTAAATGGTGTGGAAAGGCCGGTGAGTTTTCCGATTAAATGCATGCAGGAAACCCAAGCCGAAATTGTGCATTCTTTGGCTAAGTGGAAACGCTGGAATTTAAAAAAACTGCAAATTCCGGAAGGCTTTGGTTTGTACACCGACATGAACGCCATTCGTCCGGACGAGGATTTAGATAATATTCATTCGTTGTACGTAGACCAGTGGGATTGGGAACGGGTAATTGCCCCGGAAGAACGAAATCTGGACTTTTTAAAACGGATGGTGCATAAAATTTATTCGGTGATGAAAAGAACCGAATACCTGCTCTTTGAAGAATATCCGGAGCTAATCCCCCAACTACCCGACAAAATCACCTTTATCCAGGCTCAGGATTTACAAGACCAATATCCGGATTTAAGTTCGAAAGAGCGGGAAGACCGGGCTGCTAAAGAATTCGGCGCTATTTTTATTATTGGCATTGGCGGCGCTCTGGCAAACGGCGAAAAACACGATGGCCGCGCCCCGGATTACGACGATTGGACCACCCCCACCGAAAGTAACTACAAAGGTTTAAACGGTGATATTGTGGTTTGGAACAGCGTATTGCAACGTTCTTTCGAGCTGTCTTCCATGGGGATTCGGGTAAACCCCACGGCTCTGCAAAATCAATTAACCATTGCGGGTTGCGAAGACCGGGCTAATTTAATGTGGCACCAAATGCTGCTTAACGGTGAGTTGCCCCAAACTATTGGCGGCGGCATCGGCCAATCCAGGTTGTGCATGTTTTTCTTGCG